From Thermofilaceae archaeon:
TCAGTGTTGCGTTTAATTCCCTCGGTTCTGCGCCACTTTCGTGGAAGTTCTCGTTAGGCCTTCGATGGAGGAGGCTGCCGCAGGCATCAGGAGAGCTGTAGCTGGGAAGCACGTCTGCATCATCATAGCCCGCTGCAGCGTGAGGTACAGCGGCCGAGCCTCCTCGACGCTTGGGCCGGGGGAGCGCGTCATCATTGTGAAGCAGGACGGGAGCGTGCTGGTGCACAAGCCTGAGGGGTACGAGCCGGTGAACTGGCAGCCTCCGGGCACCGTGATCTCCACAGAGCTGCGCGAGGGCAAGCTGGTTCTGCGGGCTGTAA
This genomic window contains:
- a CDS encoding endonuclease NucS gives rise to the protein MEVLVRPSMEEAAAGIRRAVAGKHVCIIIARCSVRYSGRASSTLGPGERVIIVKQDGSVLVHKPEGYEPVNWQPPGTVISTELREGKLVLRAVRLRPHEELVVEVEEVLMLAHARLTDEEELEMYGSEEEIRDALVENPHLIKEGLKPVEIERRTRAGFID